The DNA sequence AGCCCGGAGCCGTCGGCGGCCAGCGCCAGCACCGGGCGCGCCGAGCGGACCTGCTCCATCCCGGCCAGGGCCTCCACGTAGTCGCGGACCCCTTCCAGCCGGGCGACCGCATCGTCGCAGCAGAACTCGCGTTCCTGCCGGATCCGCCGCGACACCCACCACGCCGCGGGGTGATGGAACAGCGCGATCTCGGCGGCGGCCTGGAGCAGGTTCACCAGGGTGTCGTGGCGGCGGACGTGCACCAGCTCGTGCAGGATCAGCAGCTCGATCTGGCGGGGGGTGAGGCCGGTGAGGGCGCTCAGCGGCAGGAGCACCACCGGCCGCAGCCAGCCGGCCACGGTGGGCACCCCCACCGCCACCGAGGTCAGCAGACGCACGGGACGGGAGATCCGCAGCCGCCGGCGCAGCCGCTCCGCCGCGGCCAGCAGCCACTCCGGCGGGGGCGCCACCCCCACCCGCACCATCCGCCGCACCTGCAGCCAGGCGGCGCCCAGGCGCAGCGAGAAGAGGAGCACGCCCGCCCCCCACAGTGCCACCAGCGCCGGCAGCGCGCGCTCGATCCCGCGCACGGCCTGCCCCCACGCGGCCCGCGCGCCGAGCACCGCCACCCCCGTGGGAGCGATCGGGACGAGGGGCGCGGCAGCCCCGGGGGCATCGCCCGCCGGCGCGGAAGCAACGTCCAGTGCGGCGGGGCGAGCCGGCTCTCCGGCGGCGGCGCCGCCCGGGAGCGACGCGCGCGACGCGGCCACCCACGCCGTGCCGCCCAGCCCGCCCAGCATCAGCAGCAGCGCCCCGCAGCTGAGCCAGTAGCGCGTCGGCGCGGCCGCCCGCGGCACGATGGCCAGCACCAGGCGCAGGGCCGCCCACACCAGGAAGCACTGCCACAGCGAGTGGACGATGGCCCACCCCAGGGCGTACAGGAGCACGTCGCCCGACATCAGCCCTCCTCTTCCGGCCGATCGCCGGTGCCGAGCGTGTCCAGCAGGGCACGGATTTGCGCGAGCTCGGCGGGCGAGGCCAGCTGCGGCGACAGCGCCTGCAGCACCAGCTGGTGCGCCGAGCCGCCGAACGCGCGCTCCACCAGGTCGGCCACCAGCCGGCGCTGCGTGGACTCGGGCGGCACGGCCGCCGCGTACACGTGGGTGCGGTTCGTCTCGTCGCGGATCACCAGGCCCTTGGCGTGCATGATCTGCAGGAGCTTCAGCGCGGTCGTGTAGCCCGTGTCGCCGCCGCCGGGAAGGGCGTCGAGCACCTCGCGAACCGTGCTCGGGCCGCGCTGCCACAGCACCCGGAGCAGCCGCAGCTCGCCCTCGGTGGGAAGTGGGGGTTCGTGGGTCATCCGCGGTTCTCCGACGGTCGCCAGTGAATTCGGGTGCAAGGAAGAACTCCCGCGACCACCAGAATACGAAGGCCCTCGTAGGAAGTCAATACGAAGGCATTCGTATGCTCCATGCTACTGGCTCGACCCGCGCCCGCTCCAGAAGTGATAGGAATTTCGGGGAGATGAATCGGTGCGTCCGACCAGCTCACGTGCTACCGCGCCCACAGATCCTTCGGCCTGAACGGTGCTGTGGCGATGCGAGTTGCGGTGTGGCCGGCCTCAGGATGACGTCGGCGGGGGCGCGGAAACAGGAACCGGGTATGAGAAACGCGGACGGAGCGACATCGCCCCGTCCGCGTCTCGTCTTTCCCATCTCCCTGCCAGCTATGCGACTTCCAGCGCCGGGCAGGCCAGGCCCTCGTACTTGATGGTCACGCCCTTCTCCTGGCAGGCGGCGCAGAGGCCGTAGATCTCCAGCCGGTGGCGCGTGGGGAGGAAGCCGTGCGTGGCGGCCACCTCGTCCTGGATGCGCTGCACCTCGGGGCGCTCGAACTCCACCACCGTGCGGCAGTGGGTGCACACCAGGTGCTCGTGCAGCGGCTGGTGCCCGAACAGGTGCTCGTAGCGCTTGAAGCCGTCGCCGAAGTCGTGGTCCTCCACCAGGCCGCTGCGCACCAGGATCTCCATGGTGCGGTAGATGGTGGCCTTGCCGATCCGCTCGCCGCGCTCCTTCAGCCGCGCCTCGATCTCCTCCACCGACAGGTGCTCCTGCGAGGTGAACACCACGTCGGCCACCACCTCGCGCTGCAGCGTAACCGGCAGCCCCTGCTGGCGCAGGTAGCGCCGGAAGAGCGGGAGATAGGGCGAACTGGGCGCGGGCGCGGCGTGGGCGGACATCGAGTCTCCTGTCACGTGCGGGCCACCCCGCGAGGCAATCTGGATCATCCTTAAACGATAATCATTATCGATTGGACGCGTCAACCGCCGTGTTCGAGCCGAGCTCCACCAGCAGCGCGTGCCAGGCCTCCGCGTCGCCGTCCAGCTCGCGCACGTCGGGAGCATCCCCCTCCCCCTCCAGCCGCCGCACCACGCCGTCCACGATGCGGTTCACGCGGTCGGGCGGCACCGTCCCCTGCTCGTCCAGCGTGTCGGTGCGGGCCATCTTCCCCCCCTTCCCCGCCTCCGCCTCGTAGCGCAGCGTCCAGATGGTCCGCCGCGCGTCGGCCGGGTCCTCGGCGGTCACCACGAGCACGGCCAGGCCGCTCTCCTTCGCGCCCACGCGGCGGGGGGGGAAGATCCACACCTGCGCCACCCGTTCGGCGGGAAAGAGCGGGGCCACCCGGGCCAGCGCGGCGCCCAGGTGGGGGTTCTGCGTGTCCTTGGCATTGGGGACGGGAGGAAGCATCCGGCCGTTCAGGGGCGGGGGATGGGGCGCGTCACTGCGTCCGCGTATGCAGCACGATCACCCCGCATCCCGCGTTGGAGCCGCTGTACTCGGGGGGCACCACGTGGAGATACACCTCCACCGCGTCCAGCTCGTGGATGGCCACGATGTCCAGCGAGGGGGTGCGCAGCAGCACGCCGTCCAGGTACACCTCCGCCACGCACCGCTGCCCCAGGGAGCTGGGGTCGGCCCCGCTCCCGCCCTGCAGCATGGCCACCGCGCCGCCCGAGCCGTACAGGATGCGCACGCCGGGGACCTTTCCCAGCAGGTCGGACAGCCGCCGCGCGCGCGAGCGCTCGATCTGCCCGCGGGAGATGAGGATCCCGGTGCCGCGGGTCCGGCCGAAGGCGCGGGAGATGGCGTTGCCGGGCCCGTCGTCGGGCTGCGTCTCGGCGGTGATCTCGGGGAGCTCCACGGCCGATGCGTCCATCAGCACCTCCAGCTCCAGCGTCTGCCCGGTGCTGACCTCCACCTGCGGCTGCATGGTGCGCCGCCCCATCATCTCCACCTCGATCACGTGCGTTCCCGCCGGCAGCCCTTCCAGCAGCACGCGGCCGCTGGAGTCGCTCACGCCGGCCGCGCCGCCGTCCACGCGCACGCTGGCACCGGCCAGGGGCGCGCCGGTCTCGGCGTCGCTCACCACCAGCTCCACCGCGCCGCCGGCCTGCGCGCGCGCCGGCGCGGCGGCCAGCAGCAGCGCCGCGGCGACCGACGAGAGCAGGCGGAGGTGCGCGGAAAGAGGGCGCAGGAACATCACGGGCCGGGCTTGGAAAGGGAGTGCGATGAATGCTTGGGCGCGGGCTGCTTCCCCATCACCCGCGCCGCCTTGGGCGCGAGTGGGCGGGGGCGCGCCTTCTCCGTGCGGCCGGGGCCGCGGAGGGTGCGCGGCTTGGGCGCGGCCGCCGGGCCGCCGCGGGTGCGGATCACCACCACGCCGCACGACGCGCGGACGCCCCCGTACTCGGCCGGAACGTTGCCGGGGAAGAGGACCACGTCCTCCACCTCGGAGATCGGGAAGAGGTCGGGCGTCTCCAGCGCGGCGAAGCGGATGCCGTCCACGTAGTACTCCGGCGCGCAGTCCGGCGGCTCCAGCCCGCCCCCCGGCGCCGGGCGGAGCGCCGCGAAGGTGCGGCGGAAGCGCAGGACGGGCCCGTGCGGCCCCTGCACCAGCTCCACCTCGGGCGCGTCCCGCAGCACGCCGCTCAGCGTGGGCGACTTGCTGCGGTCCAGGTCGTCGCGGGTGAACTTCTTTCCCGTCCCCGCCAGCGTGGGGCGGCCGTGCGGCGAAGCCTTGTCGCGCGGCACCGTGGCGGCCAGGCCGGGAAGGCGGATGGCGTCCGGCTGCAGCCCCACCTCCAGCTCGGCCACGCCGCCGGGGGGCACCATCATTCCCAGCGCCACGGCGCGGCGGCCCAGGAGCGTCACCTTCAGCGCGTGCCAGCCGGGGGCGATCCCCTGCACGCGCACCCGCCCGTCCGGGCCCGTCGTGCCGCGGCGGACGCCGTCCACCTTGGCCGCGGCGCGGGCCAGCGGGACGCCCTCGGGATCGGTCACCTTCAGCACCAGCACGCCCGTCTCCTGTGCGTGCGCGCGGCGCGGCGTCACGGCCAGCGTGAGCGCGAGCAGGCAGGCGAGGATGGTGCGGGATGAAGGCATGATGCAGGGCTCTGAGGCGGGAAACGTCTCCCTGCAATTTCTAACCGATCGGAGCCGGGGACAAGCCACCGAGAGTGCGAGAGTGCGAGAGTGCGAGAGTGCGAGAGTGCGAGAGTGCGAGAGTGCGAGAGTGCGAGAGTGCGAGAGTGCGAGAGTGCGAGAGTGCGATCGAAGGCTCGGGCGGTCCGGTGCGGGGCGAAAGGCCGAGGCGGCCGTCGACGCGTTGCCGGACGCACCGAAATCTCACCCATCATCGATCCAATGTCCGCGAAGGCGGACTGCGTGCCGTTGTAGCCGCGAGTTCACTCGCATTTTCCCACGGCGATGCCCGTCACCCCGCACTCAATGCACTTCCGCACTTCCGCACTTCCGCACTCAGGCGACCGCGGCTGGCTGCCGGCTCGCGGCCTCGATCTCCACGTAGTGCCGCAGCACGTGCAGGAAGTCCTGCGCGTTGGTGATCACGCCGAACGCCTGGTGCGTGCCCCGGTCCTTCAGCTTGCTGACCACGAACTCCGAGCTGTCCACGCAGATGGTGGTCAGCGGCCGCACCTCGCCCGTGTCTTCGCGGTAGACGTACGACGGGAGCATGTTGCCGGTGGCGATGGAGTGCAGCGCGGTGGCGATCATGATGACGCCCGTGGCCCGGCGCGTGTGCACCTTCATGGCCTCCTGCCCCGCCACCACGTCGGTGATGGTGTCCGGCAGCGGCCCGTCGTCGCGGATGGAGCCGGTGAGCACGTAGGGAACGCCGCTGGTGACCAGCGCGTGCATGATCCCCGTCTCGATGATCCCCTGCTCCACCGCCGCCCGGATCGACCCCGCCGCGCGGACGCGGTTGATGGCGCGCATGTGGAAGGCGTGGCCCCCCTCCACCGGCACGCCGCGGCCGTTCATCCCCAGCGTGGTGCCCATCGTGGCCGCCTCGATGTCGTGCACCGCCACCGCGTTGCCGCCGAAGAGCACGCCCACGTAGCCGTTGTTGACGAACCACGCCAGCGTGTCGCGCCCGCGCGAGTGCAGCACCGCCGGGCCCACCACCCAGATGAAGTGCCCCCCGCGCTCCCTCTCGTCCACCAGGATGCGCGCCATCTCGGGGTAGTCGGTGGGCTTCTCGCGGCTGACTTCCGACGACATGAACTTGAACTCGCCCTCGGGCCCCATGTCGGGGTCGCCCATCAGCCCGCTGGCGTGGACGTAGATCCCCTCCGCGCCGTCCTCGGCGAACCCCATGGCCACCATCTGCCCGCGGCGGACGTAGCGCCCCTCCAGCACGCGGGGAACGTTGTCCGGGTCCAGCACCAGCGCCGAGTCCATGCGCGGATCGCGCGGCAGCTTCCACTCGCCGCCCACGCGCACGTACGTCGGCAGGTTGGTGGTGGAGAAGAAGCCTTCCGGGAGCACGCCGTCGGCCGGCGCGGCCTGGAAGCGGGCGTCGGGCGCGTTCTGGAACCGCGGGTGCGAGAAGTCGGGCTGGCGGTACATGCGTTCGGAAGCCGGGGAGATTCGGGGCGATGGAGGGAAGTGCGAAGCCCTGAGTGCCAAGTCCTGAGTCCCAAGTCCCAAGTGTCAGGTCCTGGGGATTCGATGGATCCGGGCCGCATTCCGTCTCGCCGATGGCGGGAAGCTAGCGGGGGGCGGGCCGAGGTTCAACCCGGCCCGCGAACCCTTTCGCCGCATCCGCGCGGATGCGATCAGATCCCTTTCCACGGACGGCTGGAAAGGGATCTGGGGAGATGCGTCGCGACCGATCGGGCCGCGTCAGGTCGGGCGCTCGAACGCGAACGGCTGCGGGTTGCCGTCGATGGTGAGCGTCCCCGTCAGTCGGCCGCCCTCCAGCCGGCCGACGTACTGCTCGCGCACCCCCGTGTCGCGGACGATCGCGAGCCGGAGCGTGCCGTCGCGGAAGGTGCCGGTGATGGTGGTGTTTCCCGACCGGCCGCCCTCCATCATGAACGTCCCCGTCCCCGTGACGTTCTCGCCGCTGACGGCCAGCGTCATCGTCTCCAGGAAGCGGATCGGCATCTCGCGATGCACCCACGCGCCCGCCACGCCGGCCGGCACCGGCTGCGTCACCGGCGGAGGCGCCGGCGGCTGCGGGGCTGGCGGCTGCGGGGTCGGCGGCTGGGGAGCCGGTGGCGGCGGCTGCGTGGGGTTCGTCACCGGCGGGGCGCTCTTCTGGCACGTCGCCGCCGCCAGCGCGAGGAACGCCACGGTCGGCAGCACGCGGCCGGCGCGGATCAGTCGCTTCATCGTCATCGTCCCATCTCCCCCAGGATTGTTGGCCCGAGCCGATGCTACCCATCTGCGGCGGAATGTGTCCTCCACCCGCCGGATATGATACATCGATGGCGCCAAATGGACACGTCCGGTCGCATCAGCGGCCGCTGAGGAGCGACACATCCCGCCAGAGTTGACGCCTTCTCGCGGACGCTGTTTACTTCGCGGAGCCAGCGATCTCACCCGCGCCCGAGGCCGTGATGAACGACCGGAGCGAGAACGAACTCGACAGGATCGACATCGTCTGCTGTACCGTCATTCTCGCGGCCGCGGCTTTCGTGCTCTATGCCCTGGCGAAGTCGGAGTTTGCGCTTGCCTGGCGGGGCAATGGTGTCGCCGCCATCGCCACGTTCTTCAAGATCCGCTCGTCGCGCGAGCGCTCCAGGCGGTGGCACCGGGCGCAGCAGCAAAACAGCGGGGAGCGCGCGAACGATGAGGCATAGCCGCTCGTCGCCCAAAGATTCGAGCCCCGCGGGTCAGGCGACCCGCGGGGCTCGTTGCGTTCAGGCGGCCGGCGCGGCGGCTCGCAACTCCTCCAGCTTGGCCCATCCCGCGCCCGCGGCGAGCGCCTCCTCCGCGGCGCGGACGCCGTCGACCAGCGTGGGGGCGAGGCCGGCGCAGTAGAGGGCGGCGCCGGCGTTCAGCACCACCGCGGCGCGCGCCGCCCCGGCGATGCGGCCGCGGAGAACGCCTTCCACCTTCTCCGCGTTCTCACGCCGGTCGCCGCCCGCCAGCCCGCCGGGGTCGAAGCGCTCCCATCCCAGCTCGGCGGCGGGGTCGAAGGTGCGGCGCTCCCAGCGGCCGTCCATCACCTCGATCACCTCCGACATTCCCAGCGGACTCAGCTCGTCCAGCCCCGGCTGGCCGTGGACGACCAGCGCGCGGTCGTGCCCCAGCTCGGCCAGCGCGCCGGCGATCAGCTCCAGCAGCGCCGGATCGGAGACGCCGACCACCTGGCGGCGCGCGCCGGCGGGGTTCGTCACCGGGCCCAGCACGTTCATGATGGTCGGCATCCCCAGCTCGCGGCGGATGGGCCCCACGTGCTTCATCGCGGGGTGGTGCAGCGGCGCGAACATGAAGACGATCCCGGTCCGCTCCAGCACCCGCGCCTCCTCGTCGGGCGACAGCTCCAGCCGCACGCCCAGCGCCTCGAGCACGTCGGCGCTCCCGCACTGGCTGGTGAACGAGCGGTTGCCGTGCTTGGCCACGCGCGCCCCCGCCCCAGCGGCCAGCAGCGCCGCGGCGGTGGAGATGTTGAAGGTGGTCATCGCCCCGCCGCCGGTGCCGCAGGTGTCCACCAGCCCGGCCGCGTCCGCGGGGACGGGAACCATCGCCCGGCGCAGCGCCCGCACGCCGCCCGCCACCTCGCTCGGCACGGCGCCGCGCACGCGGATGGCGACCAGGAGCGCGGCCATCTGCACCGGCGTCGCCCGCCCTTCCATCACCTCGCTGAACGCGGCCTCGGCCTCGGCGGCGGTGAGCGGGCGGAGCGTGGCGTGGCGGATCAGCGCGCCCAGGTCCGGCGCCGCGAGCGCGTCATCCCCCACGCTCACGCCGCCAGCCCCGCGAACAGGCGGTCGTTCAGCCCCGCGTGGTCGGCCAGCAGCCCCACGCAGAGCGCGACTAGGCGGAGCTGCTCCACCTCGTAGTCGTCCACCGTGCCCGCGC is a window from the Longimicrobium sp. genome containing:
- a CDS encoding carboxypeptidase-like regulatory domain-containing protein, whose product is MPSSRTILACLLALTLAVTPRRAHAQETGVLVLKVTDPEGVPLARAAAKVDGVRRGTTGPDGRVRVQGIAPGWHALKVTLLGRRAVALGMMVPPGGVAELEVGLQPDAIRLPGLAATVPRDKASPHGRPTLAGTGKKFTRDDLDRSKSPTLSGVLRDAPEVELVQGPHGPVLRFRRTFAALRPAPGGGLEPPDCAPEYYVDGIRFAALETPDLFPISEVEDVVLFPGNVPAEYGGVRASCGVVVIRTRGGPAAAPKPRTLRGPGRTEKARPRPLAPKAARVMGKQPAPKHSSHSLSKPGP
- a CDS encoding Fur family transcriptional regulator; the protein is MSAHAAPAPSSPYLPLFRRYLRQQGLPVTLQREVVADVVFTSQEHLSVEEIEARLKERGERIGKATIYRTMEILVRSGLVEDHDFGDGFKRYEHLFGHQPLHEHLVCTHCRTVVEFERPEVQRIQDEVAATHGFLPTRHRLEIYGLCAACQEKGVTIKYEGLACPALEVA
- the trpD gene encoding anthranilate phosphoribosyltransferase; the protein is MGDDALAAPDLGALIRHATLRPLTAAEAEAAFSEVMEGRATPVQMAALLVAIRVRGAVPSEVAGGVRALRRAMVPVPADAAGLVDTCGTGGGAMTTFNISTAAALLAAGAGARVAKHGNRSFTSQCGSADVLEALGVRLELSPDEEARVLERTGIVFMFAPLHHPAMKHVGPIRRELGMPTIMNVLGPVTNPAGARRQVVGVSDPALLELIAGALAELGHDRALVVHGQPGLDELSPLGMSEVIEVMDGRWERRTFDPAAELGWERFDPGGLAGGDRRENAEKVEGVLRGRIAGAARAAVVLNAGAALYCAGLAPTLVDGVRAAEEALAAGAGWAKLEELRAAAPAA
- a CDS encoding TonB-dependent receptor, which gives rise to MFLRPLSAHLRLLSSVAAALLLAAAPARAQAGGAVELVVSDAETGAPLAGASVRVDGGAAGVSDSSGRVLLEGLPAGTHVIEVEMMGRRTMQPQVEVSTGQTLELEVLMDASAVELPEITAETQPDDGPGNAISRAFGRTRGTGILISRGQIERSRARRLSDLLGKVPGVRILYGSGGAVAMLQGGSGADPSSLGQRCVAEVYLDGVLLRTPSLDIVAIHELDAVEVYLHVVPPEYSGSNAGCGVIVLHTRTQ
- a CDS encoding BlaI/MecI/CopY family transcriptional regulator, which encodes MTHEPPLPTEGELRLLRVLWQRGPSTVREVLDALPGGGDTGYTTALKLLQIMHAKGLVIRDETNRTHVYAAAVPPESTQRRLVADLVERAFGGSAHQLVLQALSPQLASPAELAQIRALLDTLGTGDRPEEEG